A region of Argentina anserina chromosome 5, drPotAnse1.1, whole genome shotgun sequence DNA encodes the following proteins:
- the LOC126795889 gene encoding TMV resistance protein N-like encodes MGFPVRPILFSSICSLVFISALFLLSFISSWLYLLFFFSTVSICCCLLALNLCHKPRAATPLIHTSSATTNTEITPAPPPLPSSSSSPPLKLTYDVFLSFRGTDTRNNFTDHLYTALTQKGIITFRDDEELERGESISPNLSKAIEESRYVIVVFSQNYADSAWCLDELAKVAECRRAIGLKVLPVFYHVGPSEVRRQTGDHFGKAFEKHQERYGGNLDKLQRWKDALADVGNLSGWHLQNGSEAKVIEEIVQKIFKELNQIISTSEGLVGMDSHLNEMLSYLDSAYPGVLIIGICGMGGIGKTTIAQVVFGRVQDQFEGFCFLENVREEEQLDALCNRTWFGPGSRVIVTSRDEHLLSAFGVDEVYKVNPLTAAEAVELFFLKSFKKDQLVGNDFLQLASEFLEYADGLPLAIKVLGSSLRGKNVKFWSSSLDRLKNNPNKKIINVLKVSFDGLEETEKKMFLDIACFFKGWNIDHVTRILMGTDHCPDIDIEVLVDKSLVTLFGSKLLMHDLVQELGREIVRQECREEPGKRSRLWIPKEIIHVLKRSKATSAVQSISLQCPIKDDVVYTVSDAFSDMDRLRLLQIWNVNFSGNIKHLSNELQYLEWHDCPLDSFPSDFQPEKLVEVHMPFSLIKQLWGGKKGWSLLRHLDLSDSYYLMSTPDFTEVPDLEKLELQYCTSLKEVHPSLGSLKKLISLNMENCESIESLPPFTALESLQILKLSLCSGLKKFPEIEGNMKSLLELYLDGTNIEELPPSIERLTGLAILNLAGCKNLLRLPNTIGCLTSLKSLSLLKCSKIDEIPNNLNGIKALQWLAIGGASIRELSVIVGMKNLEYLSCKGCTCLVSESYKGLASLSNLIELDLSYCNLVDGAFLIDFTSHFSLTKLDLSGNCFVRLPESISQLSKLKTLYLSKCRQLQLLPKKLPVSLQYVHAEECTSLTDYPNQIKVLNSSESEVTTINSLNSAALEVSELSRKSIFPRNEGEPIAVHVTYKHAVEGTHVDHLPLKTLAYLKQEKHNDRSDFTAVHATDEIPEWFSTISTRNPISMELPPKLADDKNWKGFAACAIFSVKGHTALSLIEQDPDFLNYSYQMTLGTEVMHLEPLVVECQKSSSHELSSHVLSIFYISNLTFLQRNKNLINRSTVVRAVFETTNPSKMVQKCGIRLVYKEDAGWYYRIMFGDDPICLNVADRSASVLESGWLTQSFKWEKFIPPLEEESTLVLRKNLESVLPRYLEAMTNNCAKFVFNLSGRPGWFIESFVSSIKSNSAVIPIELPLNLHKSKKWMGFAMYVSLVEEVGQTEFSSFYWASIILETGVAHFKVEELLLEQVRPLSEERHQLLVIYIPREEIPEVLLNDTTATYWHIKMDSPHVIVQRCGFRIVYQKDIQGFADTLIQCMQRQDYHSLESYDKQVVDQWIGLIRWEDERFSLERMTKRDPRTPREKYVDLHSQKYRNLDWSVNLPVFCGFERADISKWKWFVPFINGGHSEECQLPLNVFDDDNWLGFAICYQLCRNQYPDSDDVIVTSRLDSDVAWSGLFDRYVYANNKMLESGGYYATHFLYIPRAGVPSKIWRKCKLARVTMWFSSPCLSVSGVHSCALRLLFKEDVEHLAETLALAELP; translated from the exons ATGGGGTTCCCCGTCCGGCCTATCCTCTTTTCTTCCATCTGCTCTCTAGTTTTCATCTCTGCTTTGTTTCTCTTAAGCTTTATATCTTCATGGTTGTACctgttgttcttcttctccacTGTTTCTATTTGCTGCTGCCTTCTGGCTTTGAATCTTTGTCATAAACCAAGAGCAGCAACACCGCTGATCCACACATCTTCAGCTACCACCAATACAGAAATAACTcctgctcctcctcctcttccctcctcttcctcttcaccACCTTTAAAACTCACCTACGATGTGTTCCTCAGTTTCAGGGGTACAGACACCCGTAATAATTTCACAGACCATCTTTATACCGCTCTCACACAGAAAGGAATAATCACATTTAgagatgatgaagaacttgAGAGAGGGGAATCAATTTCTCCGAATCTCTCCAAAGCAATTGAAGAATCAAGATATGTAATTGTGGTTTTTTCTCAAAACTATGCCGATTCTGCGTGGTGTTTGGATGAGCTTGCAAAAGTCGCTGAATGCAGGCGAGCCATAGGACTAAAAGTCCTCCCTGTGTTCTATCACGTTGGTCCCTCTGAGGTACGAAGACAAACAGGGGATCACTTTGGGAAAGCATTTGAGAAGCATCAAGAGCGTTATGGAGGCAATCTAGACAAATTGCAGAGGTGGAAAGACGCACTTGCTGATGTAGGCAATCTCTCTGGATGGCACTTGCAAAATGG GTCTGAAGCCAAAGTTATTGAAGAGATTGTTCAAAAGATTTTCAAAGAGTTGAATCAAATAATTTCAACATCTGAAGGTTTGGTTGGTATGGATTCTCACCTGAATGAAATGCTTTCGTACTTAGACAGTGCGTATCCTGGTGTTCTTATCATAGGGATATGTGGGATGGGTGGTATTGGTAAGACCACTATTGCGCAAGTAGTTTTTGGAAGGGTACAAGATCAGTTTGAAGGTTTCTGTTTTCTTGAGAATGTTAGAGAG GAAGAACAATTGGATGCATTGTGCAATCGTACTTGGTTTGGTCCAGGGAGCAGAGTTATTGTAACATCGAGAGATGAACATTTGCTCAGTGCATTTGGAGTAGATGAAGTATACAAGGTGAATCCATTAACTGCTGCGGAAGCTGTCGAgctcttttttttaaaatcctTTAAGAAAGATCAGCTGGTTGGAAACGATTTTCTCCAGCTAGCCAGTGAATTCTTGGAATATGCTGATGGCCTTCCATTAGCTATTAAAGTTTTGGGTTCCTCTCTTCGtggtaaaaatgtaaaattttggTCTAGTTCATTGGATAGACTAAAAAACAAtcctaataaaaaaattatcaatgtTCTTAAAGTTAGTTTTGATGGATTGGAAGAGACTGAAAAGAAAATGTTTTTAGACATCGCATGTTTCTTTAAAGGATGGAATATAGATCATGTAACAAGAATACTAATGGGGACAGACCACTGTCCGGACATTGATATAGAAGTTCTTGTAGATAAATCTTTGGTAACTCTATTTGGAAGTAAATTGTTGATGCATGACTTGGTACAAGAATTGGGTAGGGAGATTGTTCGCCAAGAATGCCGTGAAGAACCTGGAAAACGTAGCAGGTTGTGGATTCCCAAGGAGATCATCCATGTACTGAAGCGGAGTAAG GCAACAAGTGCAGTCCAAAGCATATCCCTCCAATGTCCGATAAAAGATGATGTCGTTTACACAGTTAGTGACGCTTTCTCAGATATGGACAGATTAAGATTGCTCCAAATATGGAATGTGAACTTTTCGGGGAACATAAAACATCTTTCGAATGAGCTACAGTATCTTGAATGGCATGATTGTCCTTTGGATTCTTTCCCGTCAGACTTCCAACCGGAGAAGCTTGTTGAAGTTCACATGCCTTTCAGCCTCATCAAACAACTTTGGGGTGGAAAAAAA GGGTGGAGCTTGCTACGGCATTTAGATCTGAGTGATTCATACTACTTGATGTCGACTCCAGACTTTACTGAGGTTCCTGATCTTGAAAAGTTGGAGCTTCAATATTGTACCAGCTTAAAGGAGGTTCACCCGTCTCTTGGATCTCTGAAGAAGCTTATCTCTTTGAATATGGAAAATTGCGAGTCTATTGAGAGCCTTCCACCTTTCACTGCGTTGGAATCTCTTCAAATATTGAAGCTTTCACTCTGTTCAGGACTTAAGAAGTTTCCAGAAATTGAAGGAAACATGAAAAGCTTGCTGGAGCTTTATTTGGATGGAACCAACATTGAGGAATTGCCTCCATCAATTGAACGCTTGACTGGTCTTGCCATTTTGAATCTAGCAGGCTGTAAAAACCTTTTGCGTCTTCCCAATACCATTGGGTGCTTGACATCTTTGAAAAGTCTCTCTCTACTAAAGTGCTCCAAAATTGATGAGATACCTAATAATCTGAATGGTATAAAAGCTCTGCAATGGCTTGCAATTGGTGGAGCTTCCATAAGGGAGTTATCTGTCATTGTAGGCATGAAGAATCTAGAGTACCTATCCTGCAAAGGATGTACATGTCTAGTTTCAGAATCATACAAAGGTCTGGCTTCGTTATCGAATTTAATAGAGCTCGACTTGAGTTATTGCAATCTGGTGGATGGAGCATTTCTTATTGATTTTACCAGCCATTTCTCCTTAACCAAGTTAGATTTGAGTGGTAATTGCTTTGTGCGATTACCTGAAAGTATCTCTCAACTCTCAAAGCTGAAGACTCTGTACTTGAGTAAATGCAGACAGCTTCAATTGCTGCCTAAGAAGCTTCCAGTAAGTCTTCAATACGTGCATGCAGAAGAATGTACATCACTGACGGATTacccaaatcaaatcaaagtaTTGAATTCATCGGAGTCGGAAGTGACTACCATCAATTCCCTCAATTCTGCAGCACTTGAAGTCTCGGAACTTTCAAGAAAGTCAATTTTTCCCAGAAATGAGGGGGAACCTATAGCCGTGCATGTGACATATAAGCATGCAGTAGAGGGGACACATGTTGATCATTTGCCACTCAAAACTCTAGCATATCTAAAACAAGAg AAGCACAATGACAGGTCTGATTTCACTGCTGTACATGCTACAGATGAAATTCCGGAGTGGTTCAGTACTATATCTACTAGAAATCCCATTTCAATGGAATTACCTCCAAAATTAGCTGATGATAAGAATTGGAAGGGATTTGCAGCTTGTGCTATATTCTCAGTCAAGGGGCATACTGCTCTCTCCCTTATTGAACAGGATCCTGATTTTCTTAATTACTCGTATCAAATGACATTGGGAACTGAAGTTATGCATCTGGAACCATTGGTGGTTGAGTgccaaaaatcaagttctcATGAGTTAAGTTCTCATGTGCTTTCGATTTtctatatatctaatttgacGTTTCTACAGAGGAATAAGAACTTAATCAATAGATCAACTGTGGTGAGGGCTGTATTTGAAACCACTAATCCATCCAAGATGGTCCAAAAATGTGGAATTCGTCTCGTCTACAAGGAAGATGCTGGATGGTATTACAGAATAATGTTCGGGGATGATCCGATTTGTCTGAATGTAGCTGACCGCAGCGCCTCTGTATTGGAGTCTGGCTGGCTTACTCAATCTTTCAAATG GGAGAAATTCATTCCACCACTGGAAGAAGAATCTACACTTGTGCTGAGAAAGAATCTCGAGTCTGTCCTTCCAAGATACCTTGAG GCAATGACGAACAATTGTGCAAAGTTCGTATTTAACCTCAGTGGAAGGCCGGGGTGGTTTATTGAGTCGTTTGTCTCGAGTATTAAGTCAAATTCTGCCGTAATTCCAATCGAGCTGCCTCTAAACCTACACAAAAGCAAGAAGTGGATGGGATTTGCAATGTACGTATCACTTGTAGAGGAAGTGGGGCAGACAGAGTTCTCCTCTTTTTACTGGGCATCTATTATACTAGAAACTGGGGTTGCACATTTTAAGGTTGAGGAACTACTACTTGAGCAGGTCAGGCCATTGTCAGAAGAACGTCATCAACTACTGGTTATTTACATACCGCGGGAAGAGATTCCCGAAGTGTTGCTCAATGACACAACTGCAACATACTGGCACATCAAGATGGATAGTCCCCATGTAATTGTTCAGAGATGTGGATTCCGTATTGTGTACCAGAAAGATATACAAGGGTTTGCTGATACTCTTATCCAGTGCATGCAGAGGCAAGATTATCATTCTCTTGAATCATACGATAAGCAGGTGGTAGATCAATGGATAGGGTTGATACGATGGGAAGATGAAAGATTCTCTTTAGAGAGAATGACAAAACGGGATCCCAGAACCCCAAGGGAAAAATACGTTGATTTGCACTCACAAAAATATAGGAAtttg GACTGGTCTGTCAATCTTCCTGTATTTTGTGGCTTCGAGAGAGCTGATATCTCCAAGTGGAAATGGTTCGTGCCTTTCATCAACGGAGGCCACTCGGAAGAATGCCAACTGCCGCTGAATGTGTTCGATGATGATAATTGGTTGGGGTTTGCTATATGTTATCAGTTGTGCCGCAACCAATATCCTGATTCAGATGATGTTATTGTTACTTCCCGTCTGGATTCTGATGTTGCTTGGAGCGGCTTATTTGATAGATATGTATATGCAAATAATAAAATGCTCGAGTCAGGGGGATACTATGCGACCCATTTCCTCTATATACCACGCGCTGGAGTTCCTAGTAAGATTTGGAGGAAATGCAAATTGGCCAGGGTAACTATGTGGTTCTCTAGCCCCTGCTTATCGGTATCAGGAGTGCATAGTTGTGCCCTTCGTCTACTATTCAAGGAGGACGTTGAACATCTAGCAGAAACACTCGCCCTCGCGGAACTACCTTGA
- the LOC126793908 gene encoding auxin response factor 17, translated as MPPNSQRHTRSRSHSQSHAPPQHVSIDPKIWRACAGNSVTIPTLHSRVYYFPQGHLEHSTSSNASPPLLLSPLLLSKPRILCRIAAVDFLADPVTDEVFAKLLLHPVHSGLSSHHRELAAAAAAAEEEVENENDAEDRVLSFAKILTPSDANNGGGFSVPRFCADSIFPPLNYQAEPPVQTLSVTDLHGVVWDFRHIYRGTPRRHLLTTGWSKFVNHKVLVAGDSVVFMRSSRGGDMHVGVRRTVRASPGGDCSRWSSHIALKPEEEGSASSGDGYKAKLKAEAVVEAAEMAAQDRPFEVVYYPKAGWAEFVVKAEVVEKALNVCWMAGMRVKMAMETDDSSRMTWFQGTLSSRFVPENGPWKGSPWRALQVTWDEPEGLQNAKRVSPWQVDFVASTPSLHTAPSLHTVYPPTKRFRAPLNPGLMRNGDEEFIIPMTGAANSTMGHFNASLLNYNIFPAGMQGARQDLFCVPSVSHLNLLNDNTARMCTYNSFGNNNMVPRLEKVSTELNIGSPQSDQLSPDSQRSSPHSSGVELDGNQNCNSTKVGKSSFQLFGQTIPINGTDGTGDGGTIGCNETELLNCQLELSYTKLLEKIDVRVSAVEACTL; from the exons ATGCCTCCCAATTCTCAGCGCCACACTCGCTCCCGCTCTCACTCTCAgtcccacgcgccgccgcagCACGTCTCGATCGACCCCAAAATCTGGCGTGCCTGCGCCGGCAACTCCGTCACCATCCCCACTCTCCATTCTAGGGTTTACTACTTCCCCCAGGGCCACCTCGAACACTCCACCTCCTCCAACGCTTCTCCGCCGCTGCTTCTCTCCCCTCTCCTCCTCTCCAAGCCCCGCATTCTCTGCCGCATCGCCGCCGTCGACTTCCTCGCCGATCCAGTCACCGACGAGGTCTTCGCCAAGCTCCTCCTCCACCCCGTCCACTCCGGCCTCTCCTCTCACCACCGCGAactcgccgccgccgccgccgccgccgaggAGGAAGTGGAGAACGAAAACGACGCTGAAGATAGGGTGCTGTCGTTCGCTAAGATCTTGACTCCTTCTGACGCTAACAATGGCGGCGGTTTCTCCGTCCCTAGGTTCTGCGCCGACTCGATTTTCCCGCCGCTCAACTACCAGGCGGAGCCGCCGGTCCAGACGCTCTCCGTCACCGACCTCCACGGCGTCGTTTGGGACTTCCGCCACATCTACCGCGGCACTCCCCGGCGGCACTTACTCACCACCGGCTGGAGCAAGTTCGTCAACCACAAGGTGCTCGTCGCCGGCGACTCCGTCGTGTTCATGAGGAGCTCCAGAGGCGGGGATATGCACGTCGGGGTGCGCCGCACCGTGAGGGCCAGCCCCGGCGGCGATTGCAGCAGGTGGAGCTCCCACATTGCCCTGAAACCGGAGGAGGAAGGCTCTGCAAGTAGTGGTGATGGTTATAAGGCGAAGCTTAAGGCGGAGGCTGTGGTGGAGGCTGCCGAGATGGCGGCGCAGGATAGGCCGTTTGAGGTGGTGTATTATCCGAAAGCCGGGTGGGCCGAGTTTGTGGTGAAGGCTGAGGTGGTGGAGAAGGCATTGAATGTGTGTTGGATGGCTGGGATGAGAGTCAAGATGGCCATGGAGACTGATGACTCCTCCAGGATGACTTGGTTTCAGGGCACTCTGTCGTCGAGGTTTGTCCCGGAGAATGGGCCGTGGAAGGGATCTCCATGGCGCGCGCTTCAG GTTACATGGGATGAACCTGAAGGTCTGCAGAATGCCAAGAGGGTGAGCCCATGGCAAGTTGACTTTGTTGCATCAACTCCTTCTCTGCATACTGCACCTTCACTTCATACTGTATATCCCCCCACAAAGAGATTCAGAGCTCCACTGAATCCTGGGCTGATGAGGAATGGAGATGAAGAATTCATCATACCTATGACAGGAGCAGCTAATTCAACAATGGGGCATTTCAATGCTTCCTTGTTGAACTATAACATTTTTCCTGCTGGCATGCAGGGAGCCAGGCAAGATCTATTCTGTGTACCCAGTGTATCTCATTTAAATTTGTTAAATGACAATACTGCTCGGATGTGCACCTATAATTCCTTTGGCAACAACAACATGGTGCCAAGGTTGGAAAAGGTGTCTACTGAGTTGAACATTGGAAGTCCACAGTCTGATCAATTATCACCAGATAGCCAGAGGAGTAGTCCACATTCCTCAGGTGTGGAACTTGATGGGAACCAAAACTGCAACTCAACAAAGGTCGGAAAAAGTTCTTTTCAACTCTTTGGTCAGACCATTCCCATTAACGGTACTGATGGCACTGGGGATGGTGGAACTATAGGGTGCAATGAAACTGAACTTCTGAACTGTCAACTGGAACTTTCTTATACCAAATTGCTTGAAAAAATTGATGTTCGGGTCTCAGCTGTTGAAGCTTGTACTTTGTAA